The following are from one region of the Mustela lutreola isolate mMusLut2 chromosome 7, mMusLut2.pri, whole genome shotgun sequence genome:
- the TMEM121 gene encoding transmembrane protein 121: MVLPPPDRRHVCLTTLVIMGSMAVMDAYLVEQSQGPRKIGVCIIVLVGDVCFLLVLRYVAVWVGAEVRTAKRGYAMILWFLYIFVLEIKLYFIFQNYKAARRGAADPVARKALTLLLSVCVPGLFLLLVALDRMEYVRTFRKREDLRGRLFWVALDLLDLLDMQANLWEPPRTGLPLWAEGLTFFYCYMLLLVLPCVALSEVSMQGEHIAPQKMMLYPVLSLATVNVVAVLARAANMALFRDSRVSAIFVGKNVVALATKACTFLEYRRQVRDFPPPALALELQPPPPQRNSAPPPPPPQPLHGPPGRPHGPSPTRDALGT; encoded by the coding sequence ATGGTGCTGCCTCCCCCGGACCGGCGCCACGTGTGCCTGACCACGCTGGTGATCATGGGCAGCATGGCGGTCATGGACGCGTACCTGGTGGAGCAGAGCCAGGGCCCGCGCAAGATCGGGGTGTGCATCATCGTGCTGGTGGGCGACGTGTGCTTCCTGCTGGTGCTGCGCTACGTGGCCGTGTGGGTGGGCGCCGAGGTGCGCACGGCCAAGCGCGGCTACGCCATGATCCTCTGGTTCCTCTACATCTTCGTGCTGGAGATCAAGCTCTACTTCATCTTCCAGAACTACAAGGCGGCGCGGCGGGGCGCGGCCGACCCGGTGGCGCGCAAAGCGCTGACGCTGCTGCTGTCGGTGTGCGTGCCCGGCCTCTTCCTGCTGCTCGTGGCGCTCGACCGCATGGAGTACGTGCGCACGTTCCGCAAGCGCGAGGACCTGCGCGGCCGCCTCTTCTGGGTGGCGCTGGACCTGCTGGACCTGCTGGACATGCAGGCCAACCTGTGGGAGCCGCCGCGCACCGGGCTGCCGCTGTGGGCCGAGGGCCTCACCTTCTTCTACTGCTACATGCTGCTGCTCGTGCTGCCCTGCGTGGCGCTCAGCGAGGTCAGCATGCAGGGCGAGCACATCGCGCCGCAGAAGATGATGCTCTACCCCGTGCTCAGCCTCGCCACCGTCAACGTGGTGGCCGTGCTGGCGCGGGCCGCCAACATGGCGCTCTTCCGCGACAGCCGCGTCTCGGCCATCTTCGTGGGCAAGAACGTGGTGGCGCTGGCCACCAAGGCCTGCACGTTCCTGGAGTACCGCCGCCAGGTGCGCGACTTCCCGCCGCCCGCGCTCGCGCTGGagctgcagccgccgccgccgcagcgcaactcggcgccgccgccgccgccgccgcagccgctgCACGGCCCGCCCGGCCGCCCCCACGGGCCCTCGCCCACGCGCGACGCCCTGGGCACGTGA